One genomic window of Patescibacteria group bacterium includes the following:
- a CDS encoding phosphoribosylformylglycinamidine synthase subunit PurQ has protein sequence MRPIVLVPWFPGTNCHPEMAHAFELAGARAEVVPLQQLIDGRRGLHEADLIGIAGGFSWGDHLGAGRVAAVDLQHLLRAQLALVMERGIPILGVCNGFQILVASGLLPGPGQKAILDLNLSARFEHWGDTKIHLHQPRGVQCIWIEGLDGMEITLPVAHAEGRLVYPEGTMLDIVATYGSQKGSTKYPASPSGSPIAGICDSTGTIMGMMPHPERRVHRLLGDQGWPIFRAGVKAVM, from the coding sequence ATGAGACCGATCGTATTGGTTCCGTGGTTTCCAGGGACAAATTGTCACCCGGAAATGGCGCATGCATTTGAGCTCGCAGGTGCGCGCGCTGAAGTAGTACCACTGCAGCAGCTGATTGATGGCCGTCGCGGTCTCCATGAGGCTGATTTGATTGGCATTGCAGGCGGTTTCAGTTGGGGAGACCACCTCGGTGCTGGGCGAGTCGCGGCTGTGGATCTGCAACACTTACTTCGTGCCCAGTTAGCATTGGTGATGGAACGAGGGATCCCTATTTTGGGGGTGTGTAACGGATTCCAGATCCTAGTTGCATCTGGCCTACTCCCCGGCCCTGGACAAAAGGCAATATTGGATCTCAACCTCAGCGCTCGTTTCGAACACTGGGGTGATACCAAAATCCATTTACACCAACCTAGGGGAGTGCAGTGTATATGGATAGAAGGGTTAGACGGTATGGAAATAACACTGCCGGTCGCTCATGCTGAAGGGCGGCTGGTGTACCCAGAGGGTACCATGTTAGATATCGTGGCAACCTACGGCAGTCAGAAAGGCAGTACCAAATACCCGGCTAGTCCGAGTGGCAGTCCTATCGCCGGAATTTGCGACTCAACTGGGACGATCATGGGCATGATGCCGCATCCTGAACGTCGTGTGCATCGTTTACTTGGCGATCAGGGGTGGCCCATATTCAGGGCCGGAGTTAAAGCAGTAATGTGA